In a single window of the Thunnus thynnus chromosome 9, fThuThy2.1, whole genome shotgun sequence genome:
- the LOC137188916 gene encoding protocadherin alpha-3-like — MKQRGCSTWRPLRGWVAAVPLLVLLTSGAYAQIRYSISEEGKEGTVVGDAAKDLGLDKNTLKDRNFRIVSGSTEPLFLVNQNDGILYVKRKVDREEVCGRSSTCLINLKTVLENPLEIHYVAVEVVDVNDHSPAFSEKETNLEISESAVTGARFQLQAARDADSGQFSIQQYKLSHSEHFRVEVKDRGDDRKIPFLVLQKQLDRETSVKHKLLLTAVDGGKPAKSGTIEVNVEVLDVNDNSPTFTKDVYSVTLSENTPVGATVAQVNATDSDEGLNGEVIYLFGKEVDSNIMDLFGLNQETGEITVKGKIDFEDNQAYEIDIRASDKGAAPLTTDKSVFIKVIDVNDNAPEIEVTSYSNSIPEDSRIGTTVALISVNDLDSGPNGKVICFLNDFSPFALATSMQDRMYSIVTQASLDRENQAQYDVRISCKDSGEPALSSENTITVAVSDVNDNRPEFSQSPYTFYVTEANEPGTSVFSVKAFDRDENDNAVISYHILRDGSEGNTLTSFLNINTDNGDIMALKSFDFETLKTFQFQVVATDSGTPSLSSNVTVNVFILDQNDNAPVILYPVSSNGSAEGVEEIPRNVNAGHLVTKVRAYDADIGYNGWLLFSLQQVTDHSLFGLDRYTGQIRTLRSFTETDEAEHKLVILVKDNGNVSLSATATVIVKLVEPKEAFAASDVKSAAKDNEENNVTFYLMITLGSVSTLFLISIIVLIAMQCSKTTDYTSKYLQETNYDGTLCHSIQYRSGDKRYMLVGPRMSIGSTIVPGSHANTLVLPDRRRASGEPFA, encoded by the exons atgaaacaaagaggaTGCTCGACGTGGAGGCCATTACGCGGCTGGGTTGCAGCGGTGCCTTTATTGGTTCTTCTAACGAGTGGGGCTTATGCGCAAATCAGATATTCCATCTCTGAGGAAGGTAAGGAAGGAACGGTGGTCGGAGATGCAGCAAAAGATTTGGGACTTGATAAAAACACCTTAAAGGATAGAAATTTTCGTATTGTGTCTGGCTCCACTGAACCTCTCTTCCTGGTAAACCAAAACGACGGCATTCTGTACGTGAAACGAAAAGTAGATCGTGAGGAAGTATGTGGACGAAGCAGCACGTGTCTGATCAACCTGAAAACTGTACTGGAAAATCCCTTGGAGATCCATTATGTTGCTGTTGAAGTGGTAGATGTTAACGACCATTCACCTGCCTTTTCGGAGAAAGAAACGAATTTAGAGATCTCAGAGTCAGCCGTAACAGGGGCTCGGTTTCAGCTTCAAGCTGCACGGGACGCAGACAGTGGGCAGTTTTCAATTCAGCAGTACAAACTGAGTCACAGCGAACATTTTCGTGTAGAGGTTAAAGATAGGGGAGATGATCGTAAAATTCCCTTTCTTGTTTTACAAAAACAGTTAGATAGAGAGACAtctgtgaaacacaaactgttaCTGACAGCAGTGGATGGAGGGAAGCCAGCAAAGTCGGGTACTATAGAAGTCAATGTGGAAGTGCTGGATGTAAATGACAACTCTCCCACGTTTACAAAAGACGTTTACTCAGTAACGTTAAGTGAAAACACACCAGTTGGTGCAACAGTTGCTCAGGTTAACGCAACTGACTCGGACGAGGGTTTAAATGGAGAGGTCATATATTTATTTGGAAAGGAGGTTGATAGTAATATAATGGACCTATTTGGGTTAAATCAGGAAACTGGAGAGATAACAGTTAAAGGCAAAATTGATTTTGAAGATAACCAAGCCTATGAGATAGATATAAGAGCATCCGATAAAGGAGCTGCTCCTCTCACAACTGATAAAAGCGTATTTATAAAAGTGATAGACGTTAATGATAATGCCCCCGAGATAGAGGTCACTTCATATTCTAACAGTATTCCTGAGGATTCCAGGATTGGGACCACTGTGGCGCTTATTAGTGTCAATGATTTGGACTCTGGCCCAAATGGAAAagttatttgctttttaaatgacttttctCCTTTTGCATTGGCAACGTCGATGCAAGATCGTATGTACTCTATAGTTACCCAGGCTTCACTGGACAGGGAGAATCAGGCTCAATATGATGTGAGAATATCGTGCAAAGACTCAGGTGAGCCAGCCTTGTCGTCTGAAAATACAATAACAGTTGCAGTTTCAGATGTGAATGATAACAGACCAGAGTTTTCACAGAGCCCCTATACTTTCTATGTCACTGAAGCTAATGAGCCAGGTACCTCTGTATTTTCGGTTAAAGCTTTTGATCGTGATGAAAATGACAATGCAGTAATTTCATATCACATTTTAAGAGATGGAAGCGAAGGAAATACATTAACTTCATTCCTAAACATAAATACTGATAATGGAGATATTATGGCGCTAAAAAGTTTCGActttgaaacactgaaaacgTTTCAGTTCCAAGTTGTCGCCACAGATTCTGGAACTCCGTCACTAAGCAGCAACGTCACAGTGAACGTGTTCATTCTGGATCAGAATGACAACGCTCCAGTCATCCTGTATCCAGTCAGCTCTAATGGTTCTGCTGAAGGTGTGGAGGAGATTCCCCGCAATGTGAACGCAGGACACTTGGTGACTAAAGTCAGAGCCTATGATGCTGATATAGGCTATAACGGCTGGTTACTcttttcactgcagcaagttACTGACCACAGTCTCTTTGGCTTGGACCGCTATACAGGACAGATCAGAACACTTCGCTCATTCACAGAGACAGACGAGGCTGAGCATAAGCTGGTCATACTGGTAAAAGACAATGGGAACGTTTCTCTCTCAGCAACAGCTACTGTGATTGTCAAACTTGTGGAGCCCAAAGAAGCTTTTGcagcttctgatgttaaaagtGCAGCTAAGGATAATGAGGAGAATAATGTGACTTTTTACCTGATGATAACTTTGGGCTCAGTTTCAACACTTTTTCTCATCAGTATCATTGTGCTGATTGCAATGCAATGTTCAAAAACCACAGACTATACTTCTAAATATCTACAAGAAACAAATTATGATGGGACACTGTGTCACAGCATCCAGTACAGATCAGGAGACAAACGCTACATGTTAGTTGGACCCAGAATGAGTATAGGATCTACTATAGTCCCAGGCAGCCATGCCAATACTCTAGTGCTTCCTGACAGGAGGAGAGCATCTGGAGAG CCTTTTGCTTAG
- the LOC137188917 gene encoding protocadherin alpha-3-like, with the protein MKQRELKAWRERQRWFAFMLVLDVLWSGASAQIRYSISEEIQDGTVVGNIAKDLGLDKSALKDRGYRIVTGSTEPLFQVNQNDGILYVKRRIDREEACERSSPCLINLKTVLENPLEIHYVAVEILDINDHSPAFSEKEKKLEISESALPGTRFQLQAARDPDVGQFSIQQYTLSHNEYFRVEVKDRGEDRKVPFLVLLKQLDRETAGKHKLRLTAVDGGKPAKSGAIEIIVDVLDINDNSPVFTKEFYSATLKENVPVGTVVIQVNATDLDQGANGEVIYSFGNEVDSKLMDLFSIDPNTGEIHVNGQIDFEKSKSYEIDIKASDKGSVPLTTDRSVMITVIDVNDNAPEIEVTSFSSSIREDSKIGTTVALISVSDLDSGINGKVICAISQDVPFTLSPSLQENMYAVVTKSQLDRESISQYDVTIIAKDTGDPSFSTEKTISVVVSDVNDNSPEFSSSPYTFYIKENNSPGASVFSVKASDRDESDNALISYHILRDASGDNTLTSFLNINTENGDILALKSFDFETLKTFQFQVVATDSGTPSLSSNVTVNVFILDQNDNAPVILYPVSSNGSAEGVEEIPRNVNAGHLVTKVRAYDADIGYNGWLLFSLQQVTDHSLFGLDRYTGQIRTLRSFTETDEAEHKLVILVKDNGNVSLSATATVIVKLVEPKEAFAASDVKSATKDDEESNVTFYLMITLGSVSVLFLISIIVLIAMQCSKTTDYTSKYLQDTNYDGTLCHSIQYRSGDKRYMLVGPRMSIGSTIVPGSHANTLVLPDKRRTSVEVRHI; encoded by the coding sequence ATGAAACAAAGAGAATTGAAAGCGTGGAGGGAGCGACAGCGTTGGTTTGCCTTTATGCttgttttggatgttttatggaGCGGAGCATCCGCACAAATCAGATATTCGATATCAGAGGAAATTCAAGATGGGACCGTTGTTGGAAATATAGCTAAGGATTTGGGACTAGATAAGAGTGCGCTCAAAGACAGAGGGTATCGCATCGTAACAGGCTCAACTGAACCCCTGTTTCAGGTGAATCAAAATGACGGTATCTTGTATGTGAAAAGAAGAATAGACAGGGAGGAGGCATGCGAGCGGAGCAGCCCATGTTTGATCAATTTGAAAACGGTGCTAGAAAACCCGCTGGAGATTCACTACGTGGCAGTGGAAATACTCGATATCAACGATCACTCGCCTGctttttcagaaaaagaaaaaaagcttgaGATTTCTGAATCGGCCTTACCAGGAACGAGATTTCAACTGCAGGCGGCGCGTGACCCTGATGTAGGCCAGTTCTCCATTCAGCAATACACACTCAGCCATAACGAATATTTTAGAGTAGAAGTAAAGGATAGAGGCGAGGACCGTAAAGTACCATTTTTAGTTCTGCTGAAACAGCTGGATAGAGAAACAGCTGGGAAACATAAACTTCGCCTAACAGCTGTTGATGGAGGGAAACCGGCGAAGTCTGGAGCTATAGAAATAATTGTGGATGTACTCGATATCAATGACAACTCGCCCGTCTTCACTAAAGAGTTTTATTCTGCCACACTTAAAGAAAACGTACCCGTTGGCACTGTAGTGATTCAGGTGAATGCGACAGACTTGGATCAGGGTGCAAACGGCGAAGTAATATATTCATTCGGTAACGAAGTTGATTCAAAATTAATGGATCTCTTCAGTATCGATCCAAACACTGgtgaaattcatgtaaatggTCAGATTGATTTCGAGAAAAGTAAGAGTTATGAAATTGACATAAAAGCATCTGATAAGGGATCAGTTCCTCTAACAACTGATAGAAGTGTTATGATAACTGTTATTGATGTAAATGATAATGCTCCTGAGATAGAAGTGACATCATTTTCGAGCTCTATTCGGGAAGATTCAAAGATAGGGACTACAGTGGCCCTGATCAGTGTCAGTGATTTAGACTCTGGCATCAATGGTAAAGTCATTTGCGCAATCAGCCAAGATGTCCCTTTTACGTTATCTCCATCATTACAAGAGAACATGTACGCTGTTGTTACCAAGTCGCAGTTGGACAGGGAAAGTATTTCTCAATATGATGTCACAATAATTGCAAAGGACACGGGCGACCCATCGTTCTCAACTGAAAAGACTATAAGCGTCGTCGTGTCAGATGTAAACGACAACAGTCCGGAGTTTTCATCAAGCCCCTATACATTTTATATCAAGGAGAATAACAGCCCCGGAGCCTCAGTATTTTCAGTAAAGGCCAGCGATCGTGATGAAAGTGATAATGCTCTCATTTCATATCATATTTTGAGAGATGCAAGTGGAGATAATACATTGACTTCATTTCTCAacataaatactgaaaatggAGATATTTTGGCGCTAAAAAGCTTCGActttgaaacactgaaaacattccAGTTCCAAGTTGTTGCCACAGATTCTGGAACTCCGTCACTAAGCAGCAACGTCACAGTGAACGTGTTCATTCTGGATCAGAACGACAACGCTCCAGTCATCCTGTATCCAGTCAGCTCTAACGGTTCTGCTGAAGGTGTAGAGGAGATTCCCCGCAATGTCAACGCAGGACACTTGGTGACTAAAGTCAGAGCCTATGACGCTGATATAGGATATAACGGCTGGTTACTcttttcactgcagcaagttACTGACCATAGTCTCTTTGGTTTGGACCGCTATACAGGACAGATCAGAACACTTCGCTCATTCACAGAGACAGACGAGGCTGAGCATAAACTGGTCATACTGGTAAAAGACAATGGGAACGTTTCACTGTCAGCAACAGCTACTGTGATTGTCAAACTTGTGGAGCCCAAAGAAGCTTTTGcagcttctgatgttaaaagtGCAACTAAGGATGATGAGGAGAGTAATGTCACTTTTTATCTGATGATAACTTTGGGCTCAGTTTCTGTACTTTTTCTCATCAGTATCATCGTGCTGATTGCAATGCAATGCTCTAAAACCACAGACTATACTTCTAAATATCTACAAGACACTAATTATGATGGGACCCTGTGTCACAGCATCCAGTACAGATCTGGAGACAAACGCTACATGTTAGTTGGACCAAGAATGAGTATAGGCTCTACTATAGTCCCGGGCAGCCATGCCAATACTCTGGTGCTTCCTGACAAGAGGAGAACATCTGTGGAGGTAAGACATATTTAA
- the LOC137188919 gene encoding protocadherin alpha-3-like, with amino-acid sequence MEQRRHEKRRAGGCLVGCVVAVLLWSGASAQIRYSISEEVNEGTVVGNVAKNLGLDKNTLRDRKYRIVSSNADPLFHVNPNDGILYVSRKIDREEVCAQSSTCLINLKTVLENPLEVHYVGVEVLDINDHSPSFPEKEIMLEISESVLSGARFQLKASRDRDSGHFSVQQYKLSHNDHFRLEVKDKGEDGKIPILVVQKPLDRETAGSHSLLLTAMDGGKPPKSGDMNILVKVLDVNDNVPVFTKDVYSVMLDENAPVGTTITQVNATDLDDGPNGDVVYSFSKSMNQNIMNLFDINPLTGEITVKNLIDYEEKDKFEIEIQASDKGLAPLTTEKSVIIKIVDVNDNAPEIEVTSFSSSIPEDSRPGTTVALISVNDLDSGLNGKVICSIGEDASFALSPSLQDKMYSLVTKSQLDREKQHLYDLTIMAKDAGQPPLSSEKTISVVVSDVNDNSPEFSQSPYTFYVTEANEPGTSVFSVKAFDRDENDNALISYRILRDGSEENKLTSFLNINTENGDILALKSFDFETLKTFRFQVVATDSGTPSLSNNVTVNVFILDQNDNAPVILYPVSSNGSAEGVEEIPRNVNAGHLVTKVRAYDADIGYNGWLLFSLQQVTDHSLFGLDRYTGQIRTLRSFTETDEAEHKLVILVKDNGNVSLSATATVIVKLVEPKEAFAASDIKSATKDDEEGDVTFYLMITLGSVSVLFLISIIVLIAMQCSKTTDYTSKYLQDTNYDGTLCHSIQYRSGDKRYMLVGPRMSIGSTIVPGSHANTLVLPDRRRASVEVREF; translated from the coding sequence ATGGAACAAAGAAGACACGAGAAACGAAGGGCAGGAGGATGTTTGGTCGGCTGCGTGGTTGCTGTGCTTTTATGGAGTGGAGCCTCGGCGCAAATACGATATTCAATCTCCGAGGAGGTTAACGAAGGAACTGTGGTTGGAAATGTGGCAAAGAACCTAGGATTAGATAAAAATACTTTGAGAGACAGGAAGTATCGGATTGTTTCTAGTAATGCAGATCCTCTTTTTCATGTGAACCCGAACGATGGCATCCTGTATGTGAGCCGAAAGATTGACAGGGAAGAGGTGTGCGCGCAGAGCAGTACGTGTTTAATAAATCTAAAAACCGTGCTGGAAAATCCACTGGAAGTCCATTATGTTGGAGTGGAGGTGCTGGATATAAATGATCATTCTCCCAGTTTCCCAGAGAAAGAGATTATGCTGGAGATTTCAGAGTCCGTGTTGTCCGGAGCACGATTTCAGCTAAAAGCCTCTCGGGATCGAGACAGTGGACATTTTTCGGTGCAGCAATATAAACTTAGCCACAACGATCACTTTCGATTGGAAGTCAAGGATAAAGGAGAAGATGGTAAAATACCTATATTGGTTGTTCAAAAACCTTTAGACAGGGAAACTGCAGGAAGCCATTCATTATTACTGACGGCAATGGATGGAGGGAAACCTCCGAAATCTGGCGACATGAATATTCTAGTAAAAGTTTTAGACGTAAACGATAACGTGCCTGTTTTCACTAAAGATGTTTATTCTGTGATGCTCGATGAAAATGCTCCAGTAGGCACAACCATTACACAAGTGAATGCAACTGATTTAGATGACGGACCAAACGGAGATGTAGTTTATTCATTCAGCAAGAGTATGAATCAAAATATAATGAACCTATTTGATATCAATCCATTAACAGGTGAGATAACTGTGAAAAATCTAATAGACTATGAGGAAAAAGACAAGTTTGAAATAGAAATTCAGGCATCAGATAAAGGTCTAGCTCCTCTTACGACAGAAAAAAGtgtcattatcaaaatagttgacgtGAATGACAATGCACCTGAGATTGAGGTTACCTCATTTTCCAGCTCCATCCCTGAAGATTCCAGACCTGGAACTACAGTTGCCCTCATCAGTGTCAATGACTTGGACTCTGGTCTCAATGGAAAAGTTATTTGCTCTATAGGTGAGGATGCTTCTTTTGCCTTATCGCCATCCTTACAagacaaaatgtattcattagtAACCAAATCGCAGttggacagagagaaacagcattTATATGACCTAACAATAATGGCAAAAGACGCTGGTCAACCGCCATTGTCATCTGAAAAGACAATAAGTGTTGTGGTGTCAGATGTGAACGACAACAGTCCAGAGTTTTCACAGAGTCCCTATACTTTCTATGTCACCGAGGCTAATGAGCCAGGTACCTCTGTATTTTCAGTTAAAGCTTTTGATCGTGATGAAAATGATAATGCACTTATTTCATATCGTATTTTAAGAGATGGAAGCGAAGAAAATAAATTGACTTCATTTCTAAACATAAATACTGAAAACGGAGAtattttggcactaaaaagtTTCGACTTTGAAACTCTGAAAACGTTCCGGTTCCAAGTTGTCGCCACAGATTCTGGAACTCCGTCACTAAGCAACAACGTCACTGTGAACGTGTTCATTCTGGATCAGAACGACAACGCTCCAGTCATCCTGTATCCAGTCAGCTCTAACGGTTCTGCTGAAGGTGTGGAGGAGATTCCTCGCAATGTGAACGCAGGACACTTGGTGACTAAAGTCAGAGCCTATGACGCTGATATAGGATATAACGGCTGGTTACTcttttcactgcagcaagttACTGACCACAGTCTCTTTGGTTTGGACCGCTATACAGGACAGATCAGAACACTTCGCTCATTCACAGAGACAGACGAGGCTGAGCATAAACTGGTCATACTGGTCAAAGATAATGGGAACGTTTCACTCTCAGCAACAGCTACTGTGATTGTCAAACTTGTGGAGCCCAAAGAAGCTTTTGCAGCTTCTGATATCAAAAGTGCAACAAAGGATGATGAGGAGGGTGACGTGACTTTTTACTTGATGATAACTTTGGGCTCAGTTTCTGTACTTTTTCTCATCAGTATCATCGTGCTGATTGCAATGCAGTGCTCCAAAACCACAGACTATACTTCTAAATATCTACAAGACACAAATTATGATGGGACATTGTGTCACAGCATCCAGTACAGATCTGGAGACAAACGCTACATGTTAGTTGGACCCAGGATGAGTATAGGATCTACTATAGTCCCAGGCAGCCATGCAAATACTCTGGTGCTTCCTGACAGGAGGAGAGCATCTGTGGAGGTAagagagttttaa
- the LOC137188920 gene encoding protocadherin alpha-8-like, with translation MEQRRCDPRRAGGCFVGCVVAVLLWSGASAQMKYSISEEVNEGTMVGNVARDLGLVKSTLKDRKYRIVSSTADPLFHVNQNDGILYVSRKIDREEVCAQSITCLINLKTVLEDPLEVHYVGVEVLDINDHSPSFPEKDKTLEISESVLPGARIQLKASRDRDSGHFSVQQYKLSHNDYFRLEVKDKGEDGKIPILVVQKSLDREAAESHSLVLTALDGAKPPKSGEMNILVKVLDINDNAPVFTKDVYSVMLDENAPVGTTVIQVNATDLDDGPNGDVVYSFSNSMNQKLLNIFDINQLTGEIIVKGLIDYEEKDRYEIEIQASDKGLAPLATEKSVIIKIVDVNDNAPEIEVTSFSSSIPEDSRPGTTVALISVNDLDSGLNGKIFCSIGGDVPFALSPTLQDKMYSLVTKSPLDREKQHLYDLTIMAKDAGQPPLSSEKSISVVVSDVNDNSPEFSQSPYTFYITEANEPGTSVFSVKAFDRDENDNALISYHILRDGSEENKLASFLNINTENGDILALKSFDFETLKTFQFHVVATDSGTPSLSSNVTVNVFILDQNDNAPVILYPVSSNGSAEGVEEIPRNVNAGHLVTKVRAYDADIGYNGWLLFSLQQVTDHSLFGLDRYTGQIRTLRSFTETDEAEHKLVILVKDNGNVSLSATATVIVKLVEPKEAFAASDVKSSTKVDEEDNVTLYLMITLGSVSVLFLISIIVLIAMQCSKTTDYTSKYLQDTNYDGTLCHSIQYRSGDKRYMLVGPRMSIGSTIVPGSHANTLVLPDRRRASEEVRQF, from the coding sequence ATGGAACAAAGAAGATGCGATCCACGAAGGGCAGGAGGATGTTTTGTCGGCTGCGTGGTTGCTGTGCTGTTATGGAGTGGAGCCTCGGCGCAAATGAAATATTCCATCTCCGAGGAAGTTAACGAAGGAACTATGGTTGGAAATGTAGCAAGAGATCTAGGATTAGTTAAAAGCACATTGAAAGACAGGAAGTATCGGATTGTTTCTAGTACTGCGGATCCACTTTTCCATGTAAATCAGAACGATGGTATCTTGTATGTGAGCCGAAAGATTGACAGGGAAGAGGTGTGCGCGCAGAGCATTACGTGTTTAATAAATCTGAAAACCGTGCTCGAAGACCCACTGGAGGTCCACTATGTCGGGGTGGAGGTGCTGGATATCAATGATCATTCTCCCAGTTTCCCAGAGAAAGACAAAACGCTGGAGATTTCAGAGTCCGTGTTGCCCGGAGCACGAATTCAACTAAAAGCCTCTCGGGATCGAGATAGCGGACATTTCTCTGTTCAGCAGTATAAACTTAGCCATAACGATTACTTCCGATTGGAAGTTAAGGATAAAGGAGAAGATGGTAAAATACCTATATTAGTGGTGCAAAAATCTTTGGATAGAGAAGCAGCAGAAAGCCACTCGTTAGTGCTGACCGCACTGGATGGGGCGAAACCTCCGAAATCTGGCGAGATGAATATTCTAGTAAAAGTTTTGGATATAAATGATAACGCCCCTGTTTTCACTAAAGATGTTTATTCTGTGATGCTCGATGAAAATGCCCCAGTAGGCACAACAGTCATACAAGTGAATGCAACTGATTTAGATGACGGTCCAAACGGAGATGTGGTTTACTCCTTTAGTAACAGTATGAATCAGAaattactgaatatttttgacatAAACCAATTAACAGGTGAGATAATTGTGAAAGGTTTAATAGACTatgaggaaaaagacagatatGAGATTGAAATTCAAGCATCAGACAAAGGTCTCGCTCCTCTGGCTACAGAAAAAAGCGTCATTATAAAGATAGTTGACGTGAATGACAATGCACCTGAGATTGAGGTTACCTCATTTTCCAGCTCCATCCCTGAAGATTCCAGACCTGGAACTACAGTTGCCCTCATCAGTGTCAATGACTTGGACTCTGGTCTCAATGGAAAAATTTTTTGTTCTATAGGTGGGGATGTTCCTTTTGCTTTATCACCAACCTTACAAGACAAAATGTATTCTTTAGTAACCAAATCGCCTctggacagagagaaacagcattTATACGACCTGACAATAATGGCAAAAGACGCTGGTCAACCACCATTATCATCTGAAAAGTCGATAAGCGTTGTGGTGTCAGATGTGAATGACAACAGTCCAGAGTTTTCACAGAGTCCCTATACTTTCTATATTACTGAAGCTAATGAGCCAGGTACCTCTGTATTTTCAGTTAAAGCTTTTGATCGTGATGAAAATGATAATGCACTTATTTCATATCATATTTTAAGAGATGGAAGCGAAGAAAATAAATTGGCTTCATTTCTAAacataaatactgaaaatggAGATATTTTGGCGCTAAAAAGTTTCGActttgaaacactgaaaacgTTCCAGTTTCACGTTGTCGCCACAGATTCTGGAACTCCGTCACTAAGCAGCAACGTCACAGTGAACGTGTTCATTCTGGATCAGAACGACAACGCTCCAGTCATCCTGTATCCAGTCAGCTCTAACGGTTCTGCTGAAGGTGTGGAGGAGATTCCCCGCAATGTGAACGCAGGACACTTGGTGACTAAAGTCAGAGCCTATGACGCTGATATAGGATATAACGGCTGGTTACTcttttcactgcagcaagttACTGACCACAGTCTCTTTGGTTTGGACCGCTATACAGGACAGATCAGAACACTTCGCTCATTCACAGAGACAGACGAGGCTGAGCATAAACTGGTCATACTAGTCAAAGATAATGGGAACGTTTCACTCTCAGCAACAGCTACTGTCATTGTTAAACTTGTGGAGCCCAAAGAGGCTTTTGcagcttctgatgttaaaagtTCAACTAAGGTTGACGAGGAAGACAATGTTACACTTTACCTGATGATAACTTTGGGCTCAGTTTCTGTACTTTTTCTCATCAGTATCATCGTGCTGATTGCAATGCAGTGCTCCAAAACCACAGACTATACTTCTAAATATCTACAAGACACAAATTATGATGGGACACTGTGTCACAGCATCCAGTACAGATCTGGAGACAAGCGGTATATGTTAGTTGGACCGAGGATGAGTATAGGATCTACTATAGTCCCAGGCAGCCATGCAAATACTCTGGTGCTCCCTGACAGGAGGAGGGCATCTGAAGAGGTAAGGCAGTTTTAA